The stretch of DNA ATCTTGAGAAACATGAGACTGCTATTTCACGGTGGTCAAGAGCAAGAACAAGGGCTGCCAAGGTAAGCTTCGATGAAAATATAAGCGTCAACAAAGTAtattttttctaattttaaTCGATAAACTTATGCGATATATCTTACTGATTCCAGGTTGGAAAAGGCTTGTCAAAGAATGGGAAAGCTCAGAAACTTGCTTTACAGCATTGGCTTGAAGCTGTAAGTGAATCATTGTTCTCCTCTGCCTTTTAAAATCTTAAAGTAAACTAAAATATTTGCTGATTTAACTGAATTGGTATCGAGCAGATTGATCCAAGGCACCGCTATGGGCACAATCTACATTTTTATTATGTGAAGTGGTTGAATTCTCAAAGCAAAGAGCCTTTCTTCTACTGGTAGTTATAATTTAAACTTCCAGAAACTATTATTCAACAGGCTCGCCTTCAATGTTCTTGGATATATTGTGTAAACCATTTAAGTTCTTCAGGCTAGACATTGGAGAAGGAAAGGAGCTCAATCTTATCGAGAAGTGCCCTCGGTTAAAGCTTCAGCAACAGTGTATTAAGTATCTTGGTCCGGTGAGTCCTTAATcttcttaaattttttaattttgacaGAGCATcctgtgttgaacttttaaacAGTAGTAGAAATCTAGTGAAATAGACGCAACACAGCACGGAATTTAAATAAGTTGGTTCTCAACAGATATATCTATGATACAATGCTCAGGGATATAAAACTCTATTAATTGCTCTTAATTTAGAAGACAATGATCACCTTTTGTAAGGGCATGAAATTTTGTGATACTGTGTCCAAAAGTTCTAAGAGTGTCATTGCTGAGCAGCTGAGCATTATGTAGTTGGAAAAACATCCAGGAATTTCATATCAGCAAACCCATTTTGTTTAATCCGCTCAATCGAGGAGTTGGGAAATCAATCTTCAGGTAAGATCTATAACTCAATGAGAAAAAAACTAATCTATGGGTTGTCCGAGCTGGAGAATACCTGAATTGAAAGAAATCAAGAATATGAACAATTGGTCGAGACAAGAAAATGGTAGAACAACTTAGTACTCGACTCACGTGACATGTGTAATCTACAGTGTTTGTGGTTTGCTAGGAAACAGATTCAaatctaaataattattttgcagATTAGGGAAACCTAGATTTTGTTAATGGCGTTTCTCCCTAAAATATGGAATTTTCTTAGTTGTTCATATGGTCAAAAGCTATGTTCTCTAAATTGTCATAGTTCCATTTAAGAGTAGCATGAGACAACcatttgattattgtttctgctggcaaataaattcataaatgaaatatttttgtgGTTTTTAAAGATCAGAATACATGTAACGATAGTGTTGTTAATCTTATGCTGCAGATGGAAAGAAAGGCTTATGAAGTTGCAGTGGAGGATGGATATCTCTTACATAGGGAAACCAGAGAGCTTCTTGATACCACTCGAGAATCAACTGGTGCAAAGTGGATATTTGTGCTCAGTACCTCGAGGATCTTATATGTAGGGAAGAAAAAGAAGGGCTCATTTCAGCACTCGAGTTTCTTGGCTGGAGGAGCTACATTGGCAGCTGGGAGAATAGTTGCTGAAAGAGGCATCTTAAAGGTACCTTTCTATCATGTAACCTTCATGAATAACAACAATTCTCGTTTTCCAGTTTTTAATTGTTTTGTGTTTATTAATTACCATGTTTTCTCATTGTATTTCGATAGGCCATCTGGCCCCACAGTGGTCATTATCGTCCAACCCCCGAAAATTTCCTTGACTTCATATCATTTCTCAGGGAGAGCAACGTTGATCTCACTGATGTTAAGGTAAAATCTTACCTTTTTTGTTTCTTGTTCCATGATTGGAAATTATAATCCTGTATATAATCTTAATATCATGATATGCAGCTTGATTCTACAGATGACGAGGAAGAAGATTCTGTAGGAAAGAAGGGAGATGTATTAGACGTAAAAAGTAACTCTTCTGAAGATGACTTGGATGAACGAGAACATATGAAATGCTCTAGTTACAAGAATATTTCAAGTGAAAAGGAGATAACTAGTACATCTCGTGCCTTGATTAGGAAACCGACCACTCTTTTGATCCCAAACAAACACGTCTTGATAGAGACTTTCAAGAGAAATACCGAAACCACCCAGTCAAATACTGGTAATTTTCAACTAGAATCACCTATTGATGGAAATAAAGAATCAGAAGAGCAATTCAACAGCAATCTTGCAAAGGCTAACGCATCAGAAGATCATCATCTAGCAAAAGAAGGGGTCGTTCCCGAGCAAACCATTTCGCAAAGAATAAACTCACACAGAGAAGTAAAGTCCTACCAACTTGGGAAGCAATTATCTTGCAAGTGGAGTACCGGAGCTGGACCTAGAATCGGATGCTTGAGAGGCTACCCATCCAAGCTCCAATCTCATGCTTTAGAGCATGTAAATTTGTCCCCAAGAGGTGAACGAGGCGTAAGATTTGATTTATGTTTGAGGGCATCTACACCAACATGTAGCATTCTTTCTCGTAGTGACAACCATTGTTTGAGCACACAGTCCTTACCTGTAAAGGGTCCTGCTGACTCTAGTTGCTAAACCGTATATGGTAGTGTGGTTCAGGAAAAAATCAGCTTTcccatattatttttcattgtgAAATTATTGCCCCAACGCACCCAAAAGTTATAGAGCTTATTCTTTGGTTCATTCATTCTTTCTTTTCTATTTGTTCATAGAAAAGATAGTTTAGGAATGCCGAGCCTATTCTTGTATTTAACCATGTATATATAACTCCTATCTTGTCCAGAAGCAAGGTGAAGATGACTATTAAAGTTTAATGGGTTATCATAGCCACTGTATGTTAATGGAAAGATGCATTTTTTGTTTTGAAGATCGTTTTTGTGCTACATTTTGTAGGAAaaatgtaacgtaccgtactttgaactacttgaaatttgcagaaaaataaaaattttcttaaatatagaATAAACTTTCAAAATGTGATCACTCATAATCCGTTCTCAAAAGTATTTGCAACCCAACGttcgaaatttaaaattttattaaagcaTTTGTCTAAACATCATGATagtaacataaaatcagagtatttgaacaTTGCGTAAATTCTTAAAATATGGCGGTCCACGGGTTTAgtctcctgctcagtccaaacCAGCTAATTGGCCCTCACCCCTTGTCTCCTTAaattcatcctcacctgcatcgatcaattctagtgagtctaaagactcaacatgtataaaatggaagtaacgagtaatacataataaaactaCATGCATATTTAAAATAGAGCATATACTTGAAGCTTGAATTTGAATACCTAAaagcttgaacatacatacataacatagacgtgccttCAACGTAAAGCtttcttaaacatacttgcatacttgtacacacgtaaacttcatcattttacgtagaggtatgtttcaaagcaagtgacccatacataaattcgcctgatcagactaaatcacagtactgggctgacagggaagatccactgccacacacatgagatccccgttcataatttaatgatTGGATTGGTCcttggtcatactttaccgctttccaatcccatacgtcagttggtcacaagacatttagcatacgtcaaaaacttaaaattattttctttgcacgtcgaatatacttacttgacgttgaagaattcgttggatctcgcttggagCCACTGCTACACATACTAACACATTATCAAGTGCTTATCTTTCATACTTAGACGTACTACTCGTACTCAACCCCGAAGTAAATAAGtggcttatgacattctagatcactcggacttgacctcgttaaaTTATCGTACTAACCCATGACATCGAAACCCGAAAATATCTAAAGTGATATGTGAACATTTCCTAACAATAAAGGACGTGAACTCACTATTTGAACTTGAAAAGAAGTGGAAACCAAACACACTCACAGATGgggccgcgctcgggcggtaacataTTACCGCTCGAACGCCAGGTCTTCTGGAAACCTGCACTCGGACAGAAAGAGTGGAGCTCCGGCGGTaaaacattaccgctcgggcgccgagtgcACTGGACTCCGCGACTTAGAAGCTTATTTTCTCCAATTTCGATTACACAGACAGTGAACAacgcctcgagacccatcctaggataCTATAACACTGACTCGAGCCCATTCAATTGTCCCAAAAAATTCACGCATCACAAGTAACACAATAAACCCGTGAACACGACTTTTGTCAACAAAACGATTTTGACGACTACTCAATCTCTCAAGTGCCCAACGACGCGAAACGAAACGTCAATaatcatcccaacatcattaaCGATATACCTAAACGCAagcagcgatcacccgtcgatcttcaacgaagcctgcaaccataaaacttcacgaacacatcaataacataatttcagaaaaacgcagtttgagcagtcccgcaaaaaacaccataactcgctcattttttatccaaatatttcgaatcttataccaaatcgaaggtatcaaaaaattCTATGTTTCATATGTTGACAGTTTTTCCAGAAAagcgaccgaaaaatcgcagtatttaaaagaaCAACAAAAACGTGATTTGAGATCCCaaaaatggtttcaaaagtTATCCAAACATTTTTTTTGCTCAAGTTTTTGCATAACATTCACAtggttttcataaaataaacatcaaaatatttactatgacaagatcgatgcagaaacgaaagaatatacatgtctttTGAGGATTTGaaataccgaaacgacgataccgaaacGGGAAggaagcgaggcttgatccaGGACAACCGTTGAACGATTTCCTTTGAAGAAAACTCAACGAAAATATGCTGAAATCTGAAGGGGAGGGGCGGCTACTCTCTAGCAAAGAACCTTAGGTTTTTTGCTCtcaaattctgaaaataaaatgtgtaggtgtgtgttgtgtgtttttgtgtgtgtaaaaacgtgtaagtgtgtgtaacgtgtgtgtgtgtgttttaattaggagaaattattgctaaattaactaattaaaatgctaataAAAAGGTTAactcacactaattttaaacaaactcctcaattaaaataatacacactaattttataaaattatcctttttaacaaaataaaatgcacaaagtcaactttaaaagtttcaaaattctaaactcactaaatacataatttaggctttaaaatgctgaaaattattaaattaattaatatgccccaaccttaacttaaaataaaataccacattttaaaattgccaaactcgtcgccggtctcttttcctcgatcctgcatcgaataatcgcctgaaacatgaaactcaagaaaacatataacgtgcatcacacaagcataattaatttaaaataatgcatttgaataaatcatgcatcgctataaatcattttaaacataaataaataatttaacaattaaataaattcatgggttatacgtgtactgaatttgtgCTCTACAAAAAATCAGTTTTATAATTTTTGAAGAATAATTTGAGCTGGATTTTGTGAGttgaatatcaaatattacGGTTAAACGCAATTCATGTCACGAGTGGATTATCATAGGATAAAAGTTGTCACTCGATATCTGATGAAGGAAAAATCAACATCCAAATTTAACAGTTTGAAAATGTTGAGACATGTACTTCATAAATGAGTGGGTGTTGAGTCACCCCACATGGAAATTTATAATCTTCTTGAAACCAACTTATTTGAGCCATTTATGGATGTATGAGTTCGACCGCATAGGGCACCCCATGTCTTTTGGTTTTATGTATAGTGGGTTAGATCCTCCATCAAAACACCACGTGTGTTGCCCTCTTTTTAATCGGGCTAGGATAGAGGCCAATGATAGACAATAACTCGCTGTGAACGTAATATACAACTCTTTGTTGTACTGCATTCCCTTCATCCTTGCTTACCTCAGACAAGTTTACGTGAAATAACTCTGGTatggaaattaaaataaaaaagtaacaATTATgtagaaataatattttgaattctCCCATGTTGTCCTCGTTAGTTTACCACAATAATtacatattttaaaagtttgtgTGGTCTCATGT from Primulina eburnea isolate SZY01 chromosome 6, ASM2296580v1, whole genome shotgun sequence encodes:
- the LOC140833397 gene encoding IQ domain-containing protein IQM2-like, whose translation is MGVSWSCPLAIYCDLENGIQSVIGKLINFGDDAEKNPIRAISFEDKILEHKVLPSFGSGELLLDGSFKNMSKSTQTMIYTKVPGDDLDLCRKNSSLKDPSSPTHDAAVKLQKVYKSFRTRRKLADCAVLVEQSWWKVLDFAELKHSSVSFFDLEKHETAISRWSRARTRAAKVGKGLSKNGKAQKLALQHWLEAIDPRHRYGHNLHFYYVKWLNSQSKEPFFYWLDIGEGKELNLIEKCPRLKLQQQCIKYLGPMERKAYEVAVEDGYLLHRETRELLDTTRESTGAKWIFVLSTSRILYVGKKKKGSFQHSSFLAGGATLAAGRIVAERGILKAIWPHSGHYRPTPENFLDFISFLRESNVDLTDVKLDSTDDEEEDSVGKKGDVLDVKSNSSEDDLDEREHMKCSSYKNISSEKEITSTSRALIRKPTTLLIPNKHVLIETFKRNTETTQSNTGNFQLESPIDGNKESEEQFNSNLAKANASEDHHLAKEGVVPEQTISQRINSHREVKSYQLGKQLSCKWSTGAGPRIGCLRGYPSKLQSHALEHVNLSPRGERGVRFDLCLRASTPTCSILSRSDNHCLSTQSLPVKGPADSSC